In a single window of the Solidesulfovibrio sp. genome:
- a CDS encoding UDP-N-acetylmuramoyl-L-alanyl-D-glutamate--2,6-diaminopimelate ligase has protein sequence MDRQDAGFAALLETVRAGGVPVAGHSARVVPGGVFVAASGTAEDGARFVPDALARGAAYVVAGPGRQLPAGAAARLVTVDDPRRALGALAGARYGTDRMAMPVVAVTGTNGKTTVSYLLERLATAAGRKVGVLGTVAYRWPGFSRDASLTTPDCLAIHENLAAMAGAGCDLAVMEASSHALDQDRLAGISFAAAAFTNLTQDHLDYHRNMEAYFAAKAKLFRDYLPDPATAVLNFDDPFGERLLREFPQAIGYGLTRPPQGFPRLLAGAIRQHGREGLVLGAAFGGDAYEVASPMPGRHNAANLLAAMGLALALGLPVETFASLADCHGAPGRLERIPNPSGLTVLVDYAHTPDALENVLSAAREFTPGKLYAVFGCGGDRDRTKRPRMAEAVARFADVAVLTSDNPRHEEPLAIMADAKPGLAKARRAILEPDRRRAIELALSEMRPEDVLVIAGKGHETYQQIGDVKYPFSDAAVVRELTGCA, from the coding sequence ATGGACAGGCAAGACGCGGGATTTGCGGCGCTGCTCGAGACGGTGCGCGCCGGCGGCGTGCCCGTGGCCGGGCATTCGGCCAGGGTCGTTCCGGGCGGGGTGTTCGTGGCCGCATCCGGCACGGCCGAGGACGGCGCGCGGTTCGTGCCCGACGCCCTGGCGCGCGGCGCGGCCTACGTCGTGGCCGGGCCGGGCCGGCAATTGCCGGCCGGGGCCGCGGCCAGGCTCGTGACCGTGGACGATCCCCGGCGCGCCCTGGGCGCCCTGGCCGGGGCGCGCTACGGCACGGACCGCATGGCCATGCCCGTGGTGGCCGTAACCGGCACCAACGGCAAGACCACCGTCAGCTACCTCCTCGAACGCCTGGCCACGGCCGCCGGCAGGAAAGTCGGCGTGCTCGGCACGGTCGCCTACCGCTGGCCCGGCTTTTCCCGCGACGCTTCGCTGACCACCCCCGACTGCCTGGCCATCCACGAAAACCTGGCCGCCATGGCCGGGGCCGGCTGCGACCTGGCCGTCATGGAGGCCTCGTCCCACGCCCTGGATCAGGACCGCCTGGCCGGGATTTCCTTCGCCGCCGCCGCCTTCACCAACCTGACCCAGGACCACCTGGACTACCACAGGAACATGGAGGCCTATTTCGCGGCCAAGGCCAAGCTGTTTCGCGACTACCTCCCCGACCCGGCCACGGCCGTGCTCAATTTCGACGATCCCTTCGGCGAGCGGCTGCTGCGGGAATTTCCCCAGGCCATCGGCTACGGCCTGACCAGGCCGCCCCAGGGCTTTCCCCGGCTGCTGGCCGGGGCCATCCGCCAGCACGGCCGCGAGGGCCTGGTGCTGGGCGCCGCTTTCGGCGGCGACGCCTACGAAGTGGCCTCGCCCATGCCCGGCCGCCACAACGCCGCCAACCTCCTGGCCGCCATGGGCCTGGCCCTGGCCCTCGGGCTGCCGGTCGAAACCTTCGCCAGCCTGGCCGACTGCCACGGCGCCCCGGGAAGGCTGGAGCGCATCCCCAATCCCTCGGGGCTCACGGTGCTGGTGGACTACGCCCACACCCCCGACGCCCTGGAAAACGTCCTGTCCGCCGCCCGGGAATTCACGCCGGGCAAGCTCTACGCCGTCTTCGGCTGCGGCGGCGACCGCGACCGCACCAAGCGGCCGCGCATGGCCGAGGCCGTGGCGCGCTTTGCCGACGTGGCCGTGCTGACCTCGGACAACCCCCGCCACGAGGAGCCGCTGGCCATCATGGCCGACGCCAAGCCGGGGCTGGCCAAGGCGCGCCGGGCCATCCTCGAACCCGACCGCCGCCGGGCCATCGAACTGGCCCTCAGCGAGATGCGGCCCGAGGACGTGCTGGTCATCGCCGGCAAGGGGCACGAAACCTATCAGCAGATCGGCGACGTGAAGTATCCCTTTTCCGACGCCGCCGTGGTCAGGGAGCTTACCGGATGCGCATGA
- a CDS encoding penicillin-binding transpeptidase domain-containing protein has translation MRAASAERQQTVRDWSRVKLTCVGVFFCLAWLALWARAGYLQIVAGPELAEKAVRQHLASEVDKGARGEIYDRGGRLLAKSVECEALFVRPKEVVDVDKTAAFLANLLHMKEQRVKRKLQSPSSMVYLSWRIGDRTVARIREANLPGVYFSKEFTRFYPNGHLASQLMGFVGVGDVGLEGMEKAFDTRLTGRQAKYVVQRDASGRRFFFDSQGRELADINGHGVRLTIDSQIQFFAEEELERAVTANNAKAGTAIVVHVPTGEILAMANYPFFNPNVGRGISPRIARNHAALDVFEPGSTMKPLLVAAALQERVVRPTSTFNCENGKFAFANRVIKDTHSYGVLPVNMIVRVSSNIGAAKIGLQLGSPRLHAYFEKLGFGRPTGLPISGEGKGLLRPLKAWSPLDLATQSFGQGVAVTPVQMAQAFLVLANDGVYKPLKLVAEPEGTEARRAPYRVFDADVARTVQRMMREVVHEEHGTGRTARIAGLEIGGKTGTAQKAGPHGGYGNKYLGSFVSFVPALSPEYIVMVMVDEPEPSHYGGVVAAPAVREMTLRMLSYLGRMPETVQLAQAPAAPGTSGAPAAPAAASALQPARAQADAAKALSSADKEIMEIAQSTPMEIKAVEVRSVPNFSGMPLRKAVEILMQKGIVPRLEGQGLIVNKQSPAPGAPWPGDNKNEFVLWLSRPS, from the coding sequence ATGCGCGCCGCTTCCGCCGAAAGGCAGCAAACCGTCCGGGACTGGAGCCGGGTCAAGCTCACCTGCGTGGGCGTCTTTTTCTGTCTGGCCTGGCTGGCGCTGTGGGCGCGCGCCGGCTACCTCCAGATCGTGGCCGGCCCGGAGCTGGCCGAAAAGGCCGTGCGCCAGCACCTGGCCTCGGAAGTGGACAAGGGCGCCCGGGGCGAGATCTACGACCGGGGCGGCCGGCTTCTGGCCAAAAGCGTGGAGTGCGAGGCCTTGTTCGTGCGCCCCAAGGAAGTGGTGGACGTGGACAAGACCGCAGCCTTTCTGGCCAACCTCCTGCACATGAAGGAGCAGCGCGTCAAAAGGAAGCTGCAAAGCCCCTCGTCCATGGTCTACCTGTCCTGGCGCATCGGTGACCGCACCGTGGCCCGCATCCGCGAAGCGAATCTGCCGGGTGTCTATTTCAGCAAGGAATTCACGCGGTTTTATCCCAACGGCCACCTGGCGAGCCAGTTGATGGGCTTCGTGGGCGTGGGCGACGTGGGCCTGGAAGGCATGGAAAAGGCCTTCGACACCCGCCTGACCGGCCGCCAGGCCAAGTACGTGGTCCAGCGTGACGCCTCGGGCCGCCGCTTCTTCTTCGATTCCCAGGGCCGGGAGCTGGCCGACATCAACGGCCACGGCGTGCGGCTGACCATCGACTCCCAGATCCAGTTCTTCGCCGAGGAGGAGCTGGAGCGGGCCGTCACCGCCAACAACGCCAAGGCCGGCACGGCCATCGTGGTCCACGTGCCCACGGGCGAGATCCTGGCCATGGCCAACTACCCCTTTTTCAACCCCAACGTCGGCCGGGGCATCAGCCCGCGCATCGCCCGCAACCACGCCGCCCTGGACGTGTTCGAGCCCGGCTCCACCATGAAGCCCCTGCTGGTGGCCGCCGCCCTCCAGGAGCGGGTGGTGAGGCCCACGTCGACGTTTAACTGCGAAAACGGCAAGTTCGCCTTCGCCAACCGCGTCATCAAGGACACCCATTCCTACGGCGTGCTGCCCGTCAACATGATCGTGCGGGTCTCGAGCAACATCGGCGCGGCCAAGATCGGCCTGCAGCTCGGCTCGCCGCGCCTGCACGCCTATTTCGAGAAGCTCGGCTTCGGCCGGCCCACCGGCCTGCCCATCTCCGGCGAGGGCAAGGGGCTCTTGCGCCCGCTCAAGGCCTGGTCGCCCCTGGACCTGGCCACCCAGTCCTTCGGCCAGGGCGTGGCCGTCACCCCGGTCCAGATGGCCCAGGCCTTCCTGGTCCTGGCCAACGACGGCGTCTACAAGCCGCTCAAGCTCGTGGCCGAGCCCGAGGGGACCGAAGCCAGGCGCGCCCCGTACCGCGTCTTCGACGCCGATGTCGCCCGCACCGTCCAGCGCATGATGCGCGAGGTCGTCCACGAGGAGCACGGCACCGGCCGCACGGCCCGCATCGCCGGCCTGGAGATCGGCGGCAAGACCGGCACCGCCCAGAAGGCCGGCCCCCACGGCGGCTACGGCAACAAGTACCTCGGCTCCTTCGTCTCCTTCGTGCCGGCCCTCTCCCCGGAGTACATCGTCATGGTCATGGTTGACGAACCCGAGCCGAGCCACTACGGCGGGGTCGTCGCCGCGCCGGCCGTGCGGGAGATGACCCTGCGCATGCTCTCCTACCTCGGCCGCATGCCCGAGACGGTGCAACTGGCCCAGGCGCCGGCCGCCCCGGGGACCTCGGGCGCCCCGGCCGCGCCCGCCGCCGCGTCCGCCCTCCAGCCGGCCCGGGCCCAGGCGGACGCGGCCAAGGCCCTGTCCAGCGCCGACAAGGAGATCATGGAGATCGCCCAGTCCACGCCCATGGAAATCAAGGCCGTGGAAGTGCGCTCCGTGCCGAATTTTTCCGGCATGCCCCTGCGCAAGGCCGTCGAGATTCTCATGCAAAAAGGCATCGTGCCCCGCCTGGAAGGGCAGGGGCTCATCGTGAACAAGCAGAGTCCGGCCCCGGGCGCCCCCTGGCCCGGCGACAACAAGAACGAATTCGTGCTGTGGCTTTCCCGGCCCTCCTGA
- the rsmH gene encoding 16S rRNA (cytosine(1402)-N(4))-methyltransferase RsmH: MRSEPVHVPVLLDEVVEYLAIRPGMRILDATTGLGGHCRGMLEAAGGDAWLLGLDRDREALAEAGRRLTAYGDRVRLVRTPFSRFPAALAEAGWEKVDAALLDAGVSSLQLDDPERGFGFLHDGPLDMRMGAEDGGESAEGLVNLASFARLREIIRDYGEDPQAGRIARAIVAAREKAAITTTGRLAEVVAAAYPAKWRALARQHPATRTFQALRMAVNDELGELEEFLRVIADHLAPGGRVAVISFHSLEDRLVKRAFRHEATDCLCPREQILCVCGHKARYRILTKKPVMAGEAEVAANSRARSAKLRVAQRLPD; encoded by the coding sequence ATGCGTTCCGAACCAGTGCATGTCCCGGTCCTGCTCGACGAGGTCGTCGAGTACCTGGCCATCCGGCCGGGGATGCGAATTTTGGACGCCACGACGGGGCTTGGCGGGCATTGTCGGGGGATGCTCGAAGCGGCCGGGGGCGATGCCTGGCTGCTCGGGCTCGACAGGGACAGGGAGGCCCTGGCCGAGGCCGGGCGGCGATTGACGGCATACGGCGATCGGGTGCGGCTGGTGCGCACGCCCTTTAGCCGGTTCCCGGCGGCCCTGGCCGAGGCGGGGTGGGAGAAGGTCGACGCGGCATTGCTGGACGCGGGGGTGTCCTCCTTGCAGCTCGACGACCCGGAGCGCGGCTTCGGGTTTTTGCACGACGGCCCCCTGGACATGCGCATGGGGGCCGAGGACGGCGGCGAAAGCGCCGAAGGGCTGGTCAACCTGGCCTCCTTCGCCCGGCTGCGGGAGATCATCCGCGACTACGGCGAGGACCCGCAGGCCGGGCGGATCGCCCGGGCCATCGTCGCCGCCCGGGAGAAGGCCGCCATCACCACCACCGGCCGCCTGGCCGAGGTGGTGGCCGCGGCCTACCCGGCCAAATGGCGGGCCCTGGCCAGGCAGCATCCGGCCACGCGGACCTTCCAGGCCTTGCGCATGGCGGTCAATGACGAGCTCGGGGAGTTGGAGGAGTTCTTGCGTGTCATTGCCGACCATCTCGCCCCGGGGGGGCGGGTGGCCGTCATCTCCTTCCATTCCCTGGAGGACAGGCTGGTCAAGCGGGCCTTTCGCCACGAGGCGACGGACTGCCTGTGCCCGCGCGAGCAGATCCTGTGCGTGTGCGGCCACAAGGCCCGCTACCGCATCCTGACCAAGAAGCCCGTCATGGCCGGGGAGGCCGAGGTGGCCGCCAATTCGCGGGCGCGCAGCGCCAAGTTGCGGGTGGCGCAGCGCCTGCCGGACTAA
- the mraZ gene encoding division/cell wall cluster transcriptional repressor MraZ has product MFRGHSYRSLDPKGRLMLPPEYREEVLRHVPDGRIMLTNNFDGAVSGYPMPVWEEVEASFKEGNKLDPRIRDLERFLISGAMEVVVDKQGRILIPPYLRSFADLDKELVLAGVGEKFEIWNQGKFEERRRQVGLRIDADLAALAELGVAIKL; this is encoded by the coding sequence GTGTTTCGAGGGCATTCCTACCGCAGCCTGGACCCCAAGGGTCGTTTGATGCTGCCCCCCGAGTACCGGGAGGAGGTCTTGCGCCACGTGCCCGACGGCCGGATCATGCTCACCAACAACTTCGACGGCGCCGTCAGCGGCTACCCCATGCCGGTCTGGGAGGAGGTGGAGGCCAGCTTCAAGGAGGGCAACAAGCTTGACCCGCGCATCCGGGACCTGGAGCGTTTCCTCATTTCCGGGGCCATGGAGGTGGTGGTGGACAAGCAGGGGCGCATCCTCATTCCGCCGTACCTGCGCAGCTTCGCCGACCTGGACAAGGAGCTGGTGCTGGCCGGGGTGGGGGAGAAGTTCGAAATCTGGAACCAGGGCAAGTTCGAGGAGCGCCGGCGCCAGGTCGGGCTGCGCATTGACGCCGATCTGGCGGCCTTGGCCGAACTGGGCGTTGCGATAAAGCTTTAG